The Mangifera indica cultivar Alphonso chromosome 12, CATAS_Mindica_2.1, whole genome shotgun sequence DNA window ACAAAACAAAGTAGAGATTTTCTGGGAAAAccagttttattgtttctttgcCTCTAGTTTTCATTACACCTTCAATacaatttcattgaaattaCTGCTGTGGACTTAAGATGTCTTCCTACAATTGAAACCTACTGACAGCGAAAATTCGGTGTTACTTCCTCAAAATCATATTACGCCCATATAAAAGAGACCAAAGGAAATTGATGTGCTTCAAAACattgcttcttcttcttatacTCTTTTTCCTTGTGCTTGATCTGATACTTCCGGTAACTGTCCACTATACTAAGAAAACTTAGATCAGTTCCTAAAATCACAAATGGAAGAGATTCACCCCAGCCACCCGGAGCATGAACTCGAGCTCAAAAGCTTTGAAAAACCCTACACGTGTGATGGCTGCAAGCAGCGAGGCTTTGGCTCACGATACAGATGCGATCTCTGCAACTTTAACCTTCATAAAGAATGTAGGTTCCCAAGCCCTACTGCTCATCACCACTTCTTAGAGAATTCAGCCTTCAAATTACTATATCAACCTCCAGTTAAGAAATGCAACTGTGGAAATGATTGTCCTAGATGCTGTGACGCCTGTGGACAACCTGTGAATGGTTTTGTCTATCACGATGAAAAGAACAACTGGGATTTGCATCCCTGTTGCCAAAACTTGCCCTGCGAGGTATTATTTGATGGTGTTCGGTTTGAGCTTTCTGAAAAGGTGTCGTCAAAGTGCTATTTCTGCGGCAAGACAAAGCCTGAAGGCACTGCATCCGAAATTGAGGGGTGGTCTTATGTATCAAAGTGCAAGAAATTTAACATTCATGTGAATTGTTTCACAGAAATGATTCTGGAGGGATACGAGAATAGGGCTTACCAGGATGATTATAGTTTGGCTCTTCAGAAATTAGAGCTTCCTCTTCAACGTCAGAATAGAAATCGAAGAAATGGCAACAAATTTATCAGGATAGTGAAGATGTTCTTCAAAACCATTGCAGCTATTCTTCTTGGCGATCCAACCATAAGCCTTACTTGTCTCCTGGTGGAGTTCCTCGCAAAATGAGAACTGCTTTTTCATTAGAAGCTTACTAATGAAGCTAGCTATACAACGGTATATCATGTTCTTTCTTGAGGCAGTCGACTATCGATCAAGCTATATAATACTTCGCCTCTGGTTGAATTTGAACTCCAAATGAAGCTTTGATTGTGTGTGGTAAGATAATAAAAGGAgtgtaagaattttttttcactttgctGAGAATTCAgcatttcaattttagtttagaGTTTCTCGTATTGTTGATCTCTATTGTATTTCACATGAGTGCTTCCCtcaataatatttcattctCTTTCTAAGTGTTTTCATCCACCCATCAATATTCCAGtggccttttttatttttgatcaaATCTACAAATTCTTATATGCACAATTTTTATTCCAGTCAATTTCAACCTTGatgagaaataagaaaataaaacaaaatattttttaataattaattttcttttccatcgTTGTCCACTTATGAACTAAACAATAGTTTAATCAAATCTTAATTTGACTCAGCATTAatctcataaaaataattttaattatgacaacataaagaatttcaaattacagttttagaaaaataataataaagggcATCGACGGAAAAAtggtatattaaaataattaattcacttctttttttaattattaatttaaaattacatattttttcaaaaaataattatagggaGTTTGAGACCTTTAAAAGGAAATTTGATACATCACTCTTCTAATTTTGGTCCAAGACATTCAATGGCTGACTGAATTCGGGTCTTGTCCTTTTGGGTTAAGACTCACTGGTATATTCTAAGTACATCACCAGATTTTTTTGAATAACATTCCCACTAATTTGCTTGGTGGAGGCCCATGCAACATTACAGAATTGAGCCCACACAAAGTCATAATGAACTCTATTTTCATCTCTCCTGACTTGAAAAGTTTACAATTACCCCGTTTATGTCTAATCAATTCTAAACTCGAGATTTTACATGGTTTGTCTATGTATATGCTAAGTGAAATTTTCCTTAATCTCTATTTAAATTTAGCACTTGTCCcacaaaataatcaaactcaGGTGGTACTCGATTATTTATCCACTCGGCAGAAAGTTACGTCATTTGAGTGACTTACACTATGAACCAAAGTACATTGGTATTTTgcctatatttttcaaatagaCTAAGAACCCATTCAATCTCCTATTAAATTTATCCCTACCATCTTTAATTCCAACCATATTAAtgagttaattaataaaactacagttaaatttaaaatcaaactctcatATTCGTAACtatgttttaaaatcttaaattcatgaataaaaatcaaaaggagTTGGAATTGATTGGAACCGTCTTTGTTCTCTTACAATTTTACACAAATAGTGTCACGAAGGCCCTTCGTTGACAAcactaaaaagaaagaaacgtCGCCTAAAAATAGCAAGAGAAGTCAACCATCATCAAAGAAAATCTCTGAAAAAATGGAAACCTttgttgggggggggggggggggggggaatgttactttttaaaatttagtctgggaaaaaattactagtttttagaatttaagaaagaaaatgatataaaatttttaaacaaagggatataataattttaacagttcATAAGCGAGTATATAggttttaaaagataaattatagaaacttgggataaaagtaatatttaggtaaaaataagtcatttggcttaagtaataaaatattacttaattatatgatgacatattattaataatattcaaattagtaGTCAtcataagtatatataatattactctaattttgttcttaatacacataatatcactcaaatatttttctcttcaacaaATACTGGGACTTTGTATCCAAACCAACTTGCCCACCAAATCCTAGTCTAACATTTTTAATCAAACTTGCTCccaataatttcataaaaagtgaattacattttttaccAAAGGTTTAAAGTAAAAACCGTTTTTACCCCTAGAATCTATAAATCACACTTTTTTACCCAAAACCATAAACATAAAAAAGGATCTGACTGAGGTGCAAAATTTCTAATTACCATGTCACTTCTAATTGTTTCactttgaaatttatctatcaTACTACCCTTAACATATTTATCATAATTCCCCTAAAAGCAAACCCATAAAATCTTGCTAACCatataagttattatttttcattatcatcAATATGAAATGATCTTGTAAGCCTCCTAACCTAACCATTTGGAAGGCTCAGGGTCTCTAATCTTGTTACAGGACTaatatatctaatatttttctttagggTGTGATTATAGTTGCACATTAAAAGTAGTCGTTATTATGATGTGTGTTGTTTGCTCGTAGCGAGGCAATATCCAAACATTAAGAGTCATCTACACACTTTTggttgatatttttataatatgaataacCTTCTACACATTAATGGTTGATGTTAATGAGACATCAATTAAGATTTTCACATAATCAATCAATTACTTTGACATGAGTTCAACTTTCAATATCACAATTAAGATTGTCACAATGTGAGTAATCCATTTGATGTgagtaaatatttgaatgttgGCAGTTGTCTATACATTAAAGAATGGTGTATTTAAAGTGTGAGCAAATTGTTTGAGGTAGATTGACATCTTCATTCTAAAAATCAGGCATGTCATAAATTGACACCactattatataaattattttccttttggtAAGTTAAACTCTACATCCTGAGAGTAATCTATACACTAAGTGTTGATTTTTTATGACACAATCATTTCTACATTGTATTagtatgttttaaattatatgacTATACGAGATCTTTCTTGATGTATTTTTTGTAAGGAGTCCTAAAAAAAATACTCTATCTGAGATCGATAgattgtaaattttgtttttctttcacgAGATATCAAAAGAATAGTAAAAGATTGATGATTTGTGAGTATGTTCAGTAAAAACTCTCATTCTATGTAATATAAAGTTTTGTGTAAAAgaagttataataataatgactGGAACCATagaattattcaattatctaTTATATCAATGGTAggttataataaaacaaatgaGACACAAGAGAGTTGTCAATGTGATTTGACCTATTATTTAAgagtttatgttatgttatttatcTCTAGAAAAGTATTTTGATAGAGTATTAATATTGTTTACAGAAGAAATTCCTAAGGCAGACTTAGCTTTTTAGAGTTTTAGTGAATGTTTTGTGTCTCTTTGAATGATTTCTTACTTGCCCTTACCTCTGTATAATCCATAATATTTATGGAATGAAAATGTTGGTTACAATACAATCCattacatttaaatttaaattcaataatttccTATATTGTTTCATTATGAATAGAGTAATTATCTTGTCatgattcaataaaaaaatactgtTTTCTAATGTAGAcataagataaaaatgaaatgtaATCTAAAAGATAATTGTTTTTGCTCTTATGACTGCTATACCAAGAATGTGTCTAGTCATTGATTCTTCATTTGTCAATTCATTAGGTACCATTTTGTGAGTTTCATCaaagagaaattttattatataataatcaattgtTATTGTTGTCTTGATCTGCATTTAACAGACTACTCAAATATGTGAGGTATTATCTATCTTGACCTCATTTTGGTCTCATAGTATTGCCCTTAAAAGGCACTTCATAGGGGAGGGGGAGATGGTTAGTTTATATTTACTCAAAGTCTTTGACTcatattcaatatataatatttgacaTTAACACAACTCCAGTTGAGGGGTTTAGAGAGCACACTTGACATCATCCCCACATATAATGTTACTGtaaatgttgttttgatataaCATATTAGTCCATTTAAAACCATAAGGTATTGTACCCTTTAACCAGCATCGACcttataattttacccttaaaaagCATCTTGTAAGGGAGAGGAAGGCAATCTAAGACTCTTGGTTCTTTTTTCTATACGAAATTTTTCACATCAAATCCCAGCAAGGAGGAGGGGTTATTTTGCTGATGTTACAAAGTTTAATGGTCATC harbors:
- the LOC123192055 gene encoding uncharacterized protein LOC123192055, with protein sequence MEEIHPSHPEHELELKSFEKPYTCDGCKQRGFGSRYRCDLCNFNLHKECRFPSPTAHHHFLENSAFKLLYQPPVKKCNCGNDCPRCCDACGQPVNGFVYHDEKNNWDLHPCCQNLPCEVLFDGVRFELSEKVSSKCYFCGKTKPEGTASEIEGWSYVSKCKKFNIHVNCFTEMILEGYENRAYQDDYSLALQKLELPLQRQNRNRRNGNKFIRIVKMFFKTIAAILLGDPTISLTCLLVEFLAK